One stretch of Paenibacillus sp. AN1007 DNA includes these proteins:
- a CDS encoding AraC family transcriptional regulator: MKTIDMNGDELFFSAFMFRLNHIQQRIEISDQIMLEVQCDKHTFLICEEGEACLFIGKEHWPFAAGCIYPISPDEAYQLEHRNSKELAYTIVKYDVFQWLSTHMLKYAGPLFPKRNQLNGPGSPSFNGELKELYEARSYRNDAEYSHLNTLFQRWMERIITLYSSTDTEPSQESGLASTIQYIDEHYSEEISVQKLAAMAGIRSAAYTTMFRRRTGHKPLDYVNHVRIQHAKEWLRTTDDPLRDIAGRVGFKDEYYFSRRFRQITGLSPRQYDRSIQQQTLVQDWLGHDVLIPSNPERVIYLGHTSGDLQVLGIRLLEDQRAEAVTTINVERAARLEPDLIIVDSGDQHLYEQLSCIAPTLAYNSHASLTERVTRAGSWFGRQLQVKRWLSLYEKRTVRMWEKIGRVIQQGETASVLTYHRGERLFVMGNIGLAPFLYHPLGFRPVHKVQEALEAGRAYKEISAETVQEYAGDHLFLMLPQEPAARQATDTLIQSPAWRTLAAVKRGRVYHLDELLWNSGDAQTCDRLLDRLPELLVGHLH; the protein is encoded by the coding sequence ATGAAGACAATAGATATGAATGGTGATGAGTTATTCTTCTCGGCTTTCATGTTTCGGCTGAATCATATACAGCAGCGAATCGAAATATCGGATCAGATTATGCTTGAGGTACAGTGTGATAAACATACATTTTTAATCTGTGAAGAAGGGGAAGCGTGCTTATTCATTGGAAAGGAACACTGGCCATTTGCTGCAGGATGTATCTATCCGATTTCCCCCGATGAGGCATACCAGCTTGAACACAGAAATTCAAAAGAATTAGCATATACGATTGTGAAATATGATGTGTTCCAATGGTTATCAACTCATATGCTGAAGTATGCAGGGCCCTTGTTCCCAAAACGGAATCAATTAAACGGTCCTGGGTCTCCCTCTTTCAACGGGGAACTTAAAGAATTATATGAGGCACGGAGTTATAGAAACGACGCTGAGTACAGTCACTTGAACACTTTGTTCCAACGCTGGATGGAACGGATTATTACACTTTACTCGTCAACGGATACAGAGCCGTCTCAGGAATCCGGATTAGCCAGTACCATTCAGTACATCGATGAGCATTACTCCGAAGAGATTTCCGTCCAGAAGCTTGCCGCTATGGCCGGCATTCGTTCTGCTGCATACACGACAATGTTCAGACGGCGAACAGGACATAAACCGCTTGATTATGTTAATCATGTGCGTATCCAGCATGCCAAAGAATGGCTGCGCACGACGGATGATCCTTTGCGTGATATTGCGGGTCGTGTCGGATTCAAAGATGAGTATTATTTCAGCAGACGTTTTCGCCAGATTACCGGATTATCCCCACGACAGTATGACCGATCGATTCAGCAGCAGACGCTGGTCCAGGATTGGCTCGGGCATGATGTACTTATTCCTTCAAATCCGGAACGAGTGATCTATTTGGGTCACACTTCGGGAGACTTGCAAGTATTGGGTATTCGTCTGCTTGAAGATCAGAGGGCTGAGGCAGTTACTACAATTAATGTCGAAAGAGCCGCTCGTCTGGAGCCGGATCTAATCATTGTGGATAGTGGAGATCAGCATCTGTATGAACAATTATCATGTATTGCACCTACACTGGCTTACAATTCTCATGCATCTCTTACGGAGCGTGTGACCAGAGCCGGAAGCTGGTTTGGCAGACAGTTACAGGTCAAACGATGGCTCAGCTTGTATGAGAAGCGTACAGTACGGATGTGGGAGAAGATTGGCCGGGTGATTCAACAGGGTGAAACAGCCTCTGTGCTCACATACCATCGCGGAGAACGATTGTTTGTGATGGGGAACATAGGACTTGCGCCTTTCCTATATCACCCGCTTGGCTTCAGACCGGTTCATAAAGTGCAGGAAGCACTCGAAGCGGGAAGAGCATATAAAGAAATTTCGGCCGAAACCGTTCAGGAGTATGCTGGAGACCATCTTTTCCTCATGCTGCCTCAGGAGCCAGCTGCGCGGCAGGCCACAGATACGTTGATACAAAGTCCAGCGTGGCGAACGCTTGCAGCTGTAAAAAGAGGTCGTGTGTACCATTTGGACGAATTGCTCTGGAATTCAGGGGATGCCCAGACGTGTGATCGGCTGTTGGACAGGCTGCCTGAATTGCTAGTTGGACATTTGCATTAA
- a CDS encoding carbon-nitrogen family hydrolase: protein MTGQQGEMRVALIQGDIKLGDPEANHKHMQMLLERAVQQYPDVKLAVLPEMWNTGYALSQIHELADVEGVTSRKWLSAFAKKHHISIIGGSIAEKRDGQIYNTMYVYNEEGEEVSRYDKLHLFRLMDEEKYLEPGVQPEMFELGNGLTAGASICYDIRFPELARTLALNGARALIVPAEWPNPRLHHWRTLLTARAIENQMYVIACNRVGTGGDTEFFGHSLIIDPWGEIVSEGGEGEEIVSGVIRPALVDEVRGRIPVFEDRRPSIYFK from the coding sequence ATGACTGGACAACAAGGAGAAATGCGGGTTGCCTTGATTCAAGGTGATATTAAGCTGGGAGATCCGGAAGCTAACCATAAACATATGCAGATGCTGCTGGAACGTGCAGTGCAGCAGTATCCGGATGTGAAGCTGGCTGTGCTTCCCGAGATGTGGAACACCGGATATGCATTGTCGCAAATTCATGAACTTGCTGACGTGGAAGGTGTCACATCTAGAAAGTGGCTGTCTGCTTTTGCCAAAAAACATCATATCTCGATCATTGGCGGCTCTATTGCCGAGAAGCGTGACGGACAGATTTACAATACAATGTATGTCTACAATGAGGAAGGTGAAGAGGTATCGCGTTACGATAAACTTCACTTGTTCCGACTGATGGATGAGGAGAAATATTTGGAGCCAGGTGTACAGCCTGAAATGTTTGAGCTTGGCAATGGTCTGACTGCCGGGGCATCGATCTGTTATGACATTCGTTTCCCGGAACTAGCGCGAACACTTGCTCTAAATGGTGCGCGTGCACTTATTGTGCCAGCTGAATGGCCAAATCCGCGTCTGCATCACTGGCGCACACTGCTGACCGCTCGGGCTATCGAAAACCAGATGTATGTCATTGCTTGTAACCGCGTTGGCACAGGGGGAGATACTGAATTTTTTGGTCACTCTCTGATTATCGACCCATGGGGCGAGATTGTGTCTGAAGGCGGCGAAGGAGAAGAAATTGTATCTGGAGTGATCCGTCCAGCGCTGGTGGATGAAGTCCGCGGCCGTATTCCCGTGTTTGAGGATCGCCGACCAAGTATTTATTTTAAATGA